A window from Bufo bufo chromosome 1, aBufBuf1.1, whole genome shotgun sequence encodes these proteins:
- the LOC120996481 gene encoding free fatty acid receptor 2-like, with product MSSVIYTPLVLSVYILAFVTGVPSNLLACHTFLVRVRQKPSPCGLFLLNLTISDLLFVCILPFKMVEAAYGMTWPMPRFLCPIVVWVYYCTIYVSTLFLTAVSIERYLGVAYPLKYKVNRKTVYAAWICVFIWGFSALHGCISFIVITVLPSNDSQPDQCYQSFSEEQGKLVLPFRLENSLLLFCIPFIITIFCYFNFIKLLLSMPNIERRKKSRAICLALATLFNFMLCFAPYNISHIVGFIQSKSPRWRVYALLLTTLNACIDPVIFYYSSTAVQRTFLKFLQGMKRKLCKRNGNKAQLSETEATCNNDGTSI from the coding sequence ATGTCTTCTGTCATTTATACTCCACTCGTCCTCTCTGTCTATATCTTGGCCTTTGTAACAGGAGTGCCTTCCAACCTCTTAGCGTGTCACACCTTCTTGGTCAGGGTTCGTCAGAAGCCATCTCCATGTGGACTGTTCCTACTCAACCTCACCATCTCTGACTTGCTCTTTGTTTGCATCCTTCCTTTTAAGATGGTAGAAGCTGCTTATGGCATGACCTGGCCTATGCCACGTTTTCTTTGCCCCATTGTAGTATGGGTGTACTACTGCACCATATACGTCAGCACACTATTCCTAACAGCCGTCAGTATTGAGAGGTATCTTGGAGTTGCTTACCCACTGAAGTACAAAGTCAACAGGAAAACTGTGTATGCGGCCTGGATCTGTGTGTTTATCTGGGGGTTCAGTGCCCTACATGGCTGCATCAGTTTTATCGTTATCACCGTCTTGCCCAGTAATGACAGTCAACCAGACCAATGCTATCAAAGTTTTTCAGAGGAACAGGGGAAACTTGTATTGCCGTTTAGACTAGAAAACAGCCTTTTACTGTTCTGTATTCCATTCATAATAACCATCTTCTGCTATTTCAACTTTATTAAATTGCTCTTGTCCATGCCCAATatagaaagaaggaagaagtctCGAGCTATATGTTTAGCGCTGGCCACACTCTTCAATTTCATGCTATGCTTCGCTCCATATAATATTTCCCATATCGTAGGGTTCATTCAAAGCAAGAGTCCACGTTGGAGAGTTTATGCTCTACTCTTGACCACACTCAATGCGTGTATTGATCCCGTAATATTCTATTACTCCTCTACTGCTGTACAGAGGACATTTCTAAAATTTCTACAAGGTATGAAGAGAAAACTGTGTAAGCGAAATGGCAATAAAGCTCAGTTAAGTGAGACTGAGGCAACCTGCAACAATGATGGGACATCTATCTAG